A single genomic interval of Zobellia nedashkovskayae harbors:
- a CDS encoding S8 family serine peptidase codes for MKTKITFLLLMTIILSSCTKIPYGQVPDDDEPNSNITYQDINVDEGISSEEKKIFISPNNVIVKYQPQVTPEEREAIRDKYPIIEFKQCDCGDTNIELWIFDPNISEVEIEGVVERLSRTSPRGTTRGERSFDIELSPVGPYTVQGQGVDGEEEALIANAGNSKINIAVIDTGLDFYRYLFTNEPKEFLFPSGRFGSCYPTTSGWNFTQEPNNRYFADGNGHGTYITKIITDELDSKNLNYSILPLKVFDDAGKGSYWNVLCALSYIKQLNQNGANISIVNASFGGEMPREIFEEPAPGDQKNIFAQTIEDLNRAGALVITSGGNDNKDVDQGPNGDFISSFRETNILTVGGYEYDTINPGSLPIKLHPLSNYGSKGSIDIALAFNDYRIILDNSDPSLKNRVTLQGTSYATAAMSGIAGSVINQVGRVPAEELKNLIFNLAIEAPELDGKIDERRVIPRATN; via the coding sequence ATGAAAACGAAAATTACATTTCTGCTATTAATGACCATTATACTGTCTTCTTGTACAAAAATACCCTATGGACAAGTTCCCGATGATGACGAGCCTAACTCCAATATCACATATCAAGACATAAACGTAGATGAAGGTATTAGCAGTGAAGAAAAAAAAATTTTTATCTCGCCGAATAATGTAATCGTAAAATATCAACCACAAGTTACACCTGAAGAACGCGAGGCTATTAGAGATAAATATCCCATTATTGAATTTAAACAATGTGACTGTGGAGACACTAATATTGAGTTATGGATTTTTGACCCGAACATTAGTGAAGTAGAAATTGAGGGTGTGGTAGAGCGCCTTTCAAGAACAAGCCCAAGAGGCACAACACGCGGAGAAAGGTCTTTTGACATAGAGCTTTCACCAGTTGGTCCTTATACCGTTCAAGGGCAAGGTGTTGATGGGGAAGAGGAAGCGCTCATAGCAAATGCAGGTAATTCTAAAATAAATATTGCTGTTATAGATACTGGGCTTGATTTTTACAGGTATCTATTTACAAATGAACCTAAAGAATTCCTTTTCCCAAGTGGCAGATTTGGAAGTTGTTACCCAACTACATCTGGTTGGAACTTTACTCAAGAACCTAACAACCGATATTTTGCAGACGGCAATGGACATGGTACATACATAACCAAAATTATTACCGATGAACTTGATAGCAAAAACCTCAATTATTCAATTTTACCATTAAAAGTATTTGATGATGCCGGAAAAGGTTCCTATTGGAATGTTCTATGTGCACTATCTTATATTAAACAACTGAACCAAAACGGTGCTAACATCAGTATTGTCAATGCAAGTTTCGGAGGGGAAATGCCCCGTGAAATATTTGAAGAACCTGCACCAGGTGACCAAAAAAATATCTTTGCACAGACTATAGAGGACCTTAACAGGGCTGGCGCATTAGTTATTACTTCCGGAGGTAATGACAATAAAGATGTTGATCAAGGACCAAATGGAGACTTTATTTCATCATTTAGGGAGACCAACATACTTACCGTAGGCGGTTATGAATACGACACAATAAATCCAGGTTCGTTACCTATTAAATTGCATCCGCTTTCTAACTACGGCAGTAAAGGGAGTATAGATATCGCTTTAGCGTTTAATGATTACAGAATTATTTTGGATAATTCCGATCCCTCTTTAAAAAATAGAGTTACCCTTCAGGGTACCTCATATGCTACAGCAGCCATGTCGGGAATTGCGGGATCAGTAATTAATCAGGTAGGTAGAGTACCTGCTGAAGAATTAAAGAATCTAATTTTCAACTTAGCCATAGAAGCACCTGAGCTTGATGGTAAGATTGATGAGAGAAGGGTGATTCCTAGAGCTACGAACTAA
- a CDS encoding TapB family protein, which translates to MKNPLLFTFLFLLFIGFAFGQDSCSKFYPLKEGSTFQYTNYDKKGKSDGTVNYTVSDVRSEGSASVATFDMKLTDKKGKEIFETNYSFSCEDGVVKIDYQSLFPSQMMQQYSEMGLEMDISGTDIELPNNLSEGQELNDANVTVAMNMSGIKMNVTVDQTNRKVEKKENVTTAAGTFECYLITENSITKTMGATIEMKSKLWLAEGVGMIKQESYKGNGNLISRSELSAYNE; encoded by the coding sequence ATGAAAAACCCTCTACTCTTTACATTTTTATTTCTTCTCTTTATCGGATTTGCTTTTGGGCAAGACAGTTGCAGTAAATTCTATCCTCTAAAGGAAGGAAGTACTTTTCAATATACCAATTACGACAAGAAGGGCAAATCTGATGGTACCGTAAACTATACTGTATCTGATGTTCGTTCCGAAGGCTCTGCTTCTGTGGCTACTTTTGACATGAAGCTTACAGACAAGAAAGGAAAAGAAATATTTGAAACTAACTATTCCTTTAGCTGTGAAGACGGCGTAGTCAAGATTGACTACCAATCGCTTTTTCCATCACAAATGATGCAACAATACTCAGAAATGGGTTTGGAGATGGATATTTCAGGAACTGATATAGAACTGCCCAACAATCTTAGTGAAGGTCAAGAATTGAACGATGCCAATGTTACGGTTGCTATGAATATGTCTGGTATTAAAATGAATGTAACAGTTGATCAAACGAACAGAAAGGTAGAGAAAAAAGAAAACGTTACTACGGCTGCAGGCACTTTTGAGTGTTATTTGATTACCGAAAACAGCATCACTAAAACTATGGGTGCTACTATTGAAATGAAATCTAAACTCTGGCTTGCGGAAGGTGTAGGCATGATAAAACAAGAATCTTACAAAGGCAATGGCAACCTCATCAGTAGGTCTGAGCTAAGCGCTTATAATGAGTAA
- a CDS encoding OmpA family protein yields the protein MKTLGHLLKLILPVVCILFTCQTSDAQILRKLGKVAERAAERTVERRVEKETSEKTDQALDSILEPGSGKKKQKRPSQQSGNTTNEDESPHSNEEINPNTQTSSESGPQSIKVYSKFDFVPGDKPIFVDDFSDEFIGDFPSKWNTNGSGELVTIEEHPNKWLKLLPGHNTAYIPDLTNLPDEFTLEFDVVATGLDNKTSSQSYLGIVVSDNNTFKKGANLGRVEYSFCQFIDRGVVVENNISSKRVIRNEVGADIRNVVNQKHHVSVAVNKERFRLWINENKFIDVPRLLPSNVQMQGIKFTLRGTDTEKESILIGNIKVAKGGVDLRRQLLADGKISTNGILFDSGSDNIQPQSMGIIRQIYQVLQQDEAIQLKIVGHTDADGDDTKNMKLSQNRAEAVKNALVSIYNVSSDRLSTNGKGETEPVGDNSSADGKAQNRRVEFIKV from the coding sequence ATGAAAACGTTAGGACACTTGCTTAAATTAATCTTACCTGTAGTATGCATTCTTTTTACCTGTCAAACCAGTGATGCCCAAATTTTACGAAAATTAGGAAAGGTTGCAGAAAGAGCAGCAGAAAGAACGGTTGAACGCAGGGTAGAAAAAGAGACCTCCGAAAAAACAGATCAAGCTCTTGATAGTATTTTGGAACCTGGAAGCGGAAAGAAAAAACAGAAAAGACCTTCCCAGCAAAGCGGCAATACCACTAATGAAGATGAATCACCCCATTCCAATGAAGAAATCAATCCCAATACACAAACTTCTAGTGAGTCGGGACCACAGTCTATAAAAGTCTATAGTAAGTTTGATTTTGTGCCTGGAGACAAGCCTATCTTTGTTGACGATTTTTCAGATGAATTCATTGGCGATTTTCCCTCTAAATGGAACACCAACGGAAGTGGTGAACTTGTTACCATAGAAGAACACCCCAACAAATGGCTAAAACTTTTACCAGGGCATAATACTGCATACATTCCAGATTTAACAAATTTACCGGATGAATTTACTTTAGAATTTGATGTTGTTGCAACCGGATTGGATAACAAAACCTCTTCTCAGTCTTATTTAGGTATAGTTGTGAGTGATAACAATACCTTTAAAAAAGGTGCCAACTTGGGTAGGGTAGAATATTCTTTCTGCCAATTTATAGACCGCGGTGTTGTGGTTGAAAACAACATCTCCTCAAAACGGGTAATTAGAAATGAAGTAGGTGCCGATATACGGAATGTGGTTAATCAAAAGCACCACGTTTCCGTAGCAGTAAACAAAGAGCGCTTTAGATTATGGATAAATGAAAATAAATTTATTGACGTCCCAAGGCTACTACCTTCTAATGTACAGATGCAAGGCATAAAATTTACGCTTCGAGGAACGGACACAGAAAAGGAGTCTATACTTATAGGTAATATAAAAGTTGCCAAAGGAGGGGTTGATTTACGGAGGCAGCTACTAGCTGATGGAAAAATATCTACCAACGGAATTTTATTCGATAGTGGATCGGACAACATTCAGCCTCAATCTATGGGTATCATCAGACAGATTTATCAGGTTCTTCAGCAAGACGAAGCAATACAATTAAAAATTGTTGGTCATACTGATGCTGATGGAGACGATACCAAAAACATGAAATTATCTCAAAACCGGGCCGAAGCTGTTAAGAATGCTTTAGTCTCTATATATAATGTCTCATCAGATCGCCTATCCACTAATGGTAAAGGAGAAACGGAGCCCGTAGGCGATAATTCATCGGCGGACGGTAAGGCTCAAAACCGACGTGTAGAATTTATTAAAGTATAA
- a CDS encoding ribonuclease HII, with protein sequence MLKLYHELPLNEAGTDEAGRGCLAGPVTAAAVILPKGFTNTMLNDSKLLSHRKRDLLRPIIELECSAHAVAHIFPKKIDEINILNASILAMHKAIEQLKTPPEFIIVDGNKFKPFKDIPHECIIKGDGKYMNIAAASVLAKTYRDSYMDVLHEEFPMYNWKKNKGYPTKEHREAIRKYGITKYHRMSFRLLPNQLGKDF encoded by the coding sequence ATGTTAAAGTTATATCACGAATTACCATTAAACGAAGCCGGAACCGATGAAGCAGGAAGGGGTTGCCTGGCCGGACCTGTAACAGCTGCCGCCGTTATCTTGCCAAAAGGTTTTACCAATACCATGTTGAACGATTCCAAACTTCTATCTCACCGAAAGCGAGATTTACTGAGACCTATTATAGAATTAGAATGTTCTGCCCATGCCGTGGCTCATATATTTCCTAAAAAAATTGATGAGATCAATATTCTTAACGCATCCATACTGGCTATGCACAAAGCTATTGAACAACTAAAAACTCCTCCAGAATTCATTATCGTAGATGGTAACAAGTTTAAACCTTTTAAAGACATTCCTCATGAATGTATTATTAAAGGTGATGGGAAATATATGAATATTGCCGCGGCCTCAGTTTTGGCAAAAACGTATCGTGATTCGTATATGGACGTTCTCCATGAGGAATTCCCCATGTACAATTGGAAAAAAAACAAGGGCTACCCTACCAAAGAACATCGCGAGGCCATCAGAAAATATGGAATAACTAAATACCACCGGATGAGTTTCCGATTACTACCCAATCAACTTGGAAAAGACTTTTAA
- a CDS encoding putative porin: MKYFLLIFLLHFSCIQLFAQEDSIPPPRDIDTSAVRGMPRRLGPKEKEEEPELEPLTIKDYKIITFARDTVFLDTTLTIQKEYKYNYLRKDDFELMPFANIGKPYNKLGVDFNSNNLYPGLGASALHTSYFEKEDIKYYNVATPMSDLFFKTTLEEGQLLDASLAFNTSKRLNFSLAYKGFRSLGKYQYNQAESGNFRATTNYVTKNNRYSLRAHIAAQDIDNEENGGLISEETQFESGDSEFTNRVKVDVRFSDASSRILGKRYFYDHLYKLIRKEQDSSSQEKTSLGIGHQFNYETKYYAFNQTTPNEYYGDNLVSPIVDKASLKTMYNQVNAEFYNATLGRLQGNVSLYNYTYFFNSILINDEGVTIPSRLKGEEIAVGAEYEKRIKGFQLKAMAKYNLSGELGGNQMNASASYRLNDKHKVTVAAFGSSKMPDFNYLLYQSDYENYNWLNIDNFEKEQVYGLRLDLESELWGNLMVSYSTVDNYSYFGEDPSQTIEDGKENATIRPLQENNVLNHTKIKYSKEFKLGSFSLNNTVMYQNVSQANQVLNVPELVTRNTLYFSSDVFKKAMFLQTGVTLKYFTAYNMDAYNSLLGEFYLQNDEKLGNFPMLDFFINAKIQQTRIYLKAEHFNSLFNSEPTYYSAPNYPYRDFVIRFGLVWNFFS, from the coding sequence ATGAAATATTTTCTCTTAATTTTTTTATTGCATTTTTCATGTATTCAACTCTTCGCACAAGAAGATTCTATTCCTCCCCCTAGAGATATAGATACCTCGGCCGTTCGTGGCATGCCTAGAAGGTTAGGACCAAAAGAAAAAGAAGAGGAACCTGAACTGGAACCGCTTACCATCAAGGATTATAAGATTATTACTTTTGCCAGAGATACCGTTTTTTTGGATACCACGCTTACCATTCAAAAAGAGTATAAATACAATTACTTAAGAAAGGATGATTTTGAACTCATGCCTTTTGCCAATATTGGTAAACCATACAATAAGTTAGGGGTTGATTTTAACTCCAATAACTTATATCCAGGACTAGGGGCAAGCGCACTCCATACTAGCTATTTTGAAAAAGAAGACATAAAGTACTATAACGTAGCTACACCTATGTCCGATCTGTTTTTTAAGACCACTTTAGAAGAAGGGCAATTGTTAGATGCTAGCTTGGCGTTCAATACCTCAAAAAGACTCAATTTCTCTTTAGCCTATAAGGGTTTTCGCTCTTTGGGTAAATACCAGTATAACCAGGCGGAATCAGGTAATTTTAGGGCGACCACGAATTATGTAACCAAGAATAATAGATATAGCTTACGCGCGCACATAGCTGCCCAAGATATTGATAATGAAGAAAACGGCGGGCTTATAAGTGAAGAAACTCAATTTGAATCCGGGGACTCGGAATTTACGAATAGGGTAAAGGTCGATGTTCGTTTTAGTGATGCATCTAGCAGGATATTGGGTAAGCGGTACTTTTATGATCATTTATATAAGTTGATAAGAAAGGAGCAGGATTCCAGCAGCCAAGAGAAAACATCTTTGGGAATTGGTCATCAGTTTAATTATGAAACCAAATACTACGCTTTTAATCAAACTACTCCTAATGAGTATTATGGAGATAATTTGGTTTCGCCAATTGTGGACAAAGCCAGTTTAAAAACAATGTACAATCAAGTTAATGCAGAGTTTTATAATGCAACCCTAGGTAGACTTCAGGGTAATGTCTCGCTTTACAATTACACCTACTTTTTCAATAGTATATTAATAAATGATGAGGGAGTAACAATACCCAGCAGATTAAAGGGTGAAGAAATAGCTGTTGGAGCGGAGTATGAGAAACGTATAAAAGGTTTTCAATTGAAAGCCATGGCAAAGTATAATTTGTCTGGTGAGCTTGGAGGTAACCAAATGAACGCTTCTGCATCATATAGGTTAAATGATAAGCATAAAGTAACAGTAGCTGCTTTTGGCTCATCAAAAATGCCCGATTTTAATTACTTGTTATATCAAAGTGATTATGAAAATTACAATTGGTTAAATATTGATAATTTTGAAAAGGAACAAGTCTACGGGTTACGTTTAGATTTAGAATCTGAGCTATGGGGTAATCTTATGGTTAGCTATTCCACAGTAGATAATTACAGTTACTTTGGAGAAGACCCGTCCCAAACCATTGAAGACGGAAAGGAAAATGCTACCATACGTCCGCTACAGGAAAACAATGTACTTAATCATACCAAAATCAAATACAGTAAAGAATTTAAACTTGGTTCGTTTTCATTGAACAATACGGTCATGTATCAAAATGTATCGCAAGCTAATCAAGTACTTAACGTGCCTGAGTTGGTTACCAGGAATACCTTGTACTTCTCTTCCGATGTTTTTAAGAAAGCTATGTTTTTGCAGACGGGGGTAACCCTCAAATATTTCACGGCATATAATATGGACGCCTATAACTCGCTATTGGGTGAGTTCTATCTTCAGAATGATGAAAAGTTAGGCAACTTCCCTATGTTGGATTTTTTCATAAATGCAAAGATTCAGCAGACAAGAATCTACTTAAAGGCAGAGCATTTTAATTCTTTGTTTAATAGTGAACCTACATATTACTCTGCACCTAACTATCCATATCGCGATTTTGTGATCCGTTTTGGCTTAGTGTGGAATTTCTTTTCTTAG
- a CDS encoding RagB/SusD family nutrient uptake outer membrane protein, whose product MKTYKNFIRTIVVLTAVSLTSSCSDFLDEEDESNFTTDTYFTKAEHAESAVNGIYEPLVPITNSGFGGGTWLMLEFATGLANTSLGQATNIYLVKDLINNSDNGYGSSYWNEYYTGISRANLAIEKIPEINMDETEKQNYLAEAKFFRAYYYFGLIRMFGNIPIITNSVDLASEQLYPEQATAEAVYDLIISDLTEAENSSLPWRDESGRVSLGAVKTLLADVYLTSAGYPLQKTENFQLAANKAKEVIDSAQYTIFDSYDDLHDPATKNTGEYIFMTQFAANIQSANWQPAILPYNLGISAYSAQTGGIFSTNEFANSYEVDDKRAEEKQFYFTSYSLEADRTDSVNLGAPYIFKHFDIQANEDSAQSDLNWCIYRYSDVLLMYAEAANEAEGAPSADAYSAVNEIRQRAEVPDLAGLSQDNFRDAVRIERIHELSFENKTWYDMARWRKAYNPETNQLEDFVGHNFSYLPNKALTERELLFPIPTSEMQNNPNLTQNAGY is encoded by the coding sequence ATGAAAACCTATAAAAACTTTATAAGAACTATAGTGGTCCTGACCGCTGTATCGCTTACATCTTCCTGTAGTGACTTTTTAGATGAAGAAGACGAATCTAACTTTACTACCGACACTTATTTTACAAAGGCAGAACATGCTGAAAGTGCAGTAAATGGAATCTATGAACCTCTAGTACCAATTACAAATAGTGGTTTTGGAGGTGGAACGTGGTTAATGCTTGAATTTGCAACAGGTTTAGCAAATACTTCATTAGGTCAGGCTACCAATATTTACTTGGTAAAAGATTTAATCAATAATTCAGACAACGGATATGGTAGTAGTTATTGGAACGAATATTACACAGGTATATCAAGAGCTAATTTGGCCATTGAGAAAATACCTGAAATAAATATGGATGAGACCGAAAAGCAAAATTACCTAGCTGAAGCCAAATTCTTTAGAGCTTACTATTATTTTGGTTTGATACGTATGTTCGGCAATATTCCTATTATAACCAATTCAGTGGATTTAGCGTCCGAACAATTATATCCAGAGCAAGCTACCGCTGAGGCAGTTTATGATCTAATAATAAGTGATCTTACAGAAGCAGAAAACTCTAGTTTGCCATGGAGAGATGAATCTGGTAGAGTTTCTTTGGGAGCAGTAAAAACTTTATTGGCAGATGTATATTTGACATCAGCAGGTTACCCACTTCAAAAAACGGAAAACTTCCAACTTGCGGCTAACAAGGCAAAAGAAGTAATAGATTCTGCTCAATACACCATATTCGATTCATATGATGATTTACATGATCCTGCAACCAAAAATACTGGTGAATATATCTTCATGACTCAATTTGCCGCCAACATTCAATCAGCCAATTGGCAACCCGCTATATTACCCTATAACTTAGGAATCTCTGCTTACTCCGCCCAAACAGGTGGCATATTCTCTACTAATGAGTTTGCAAATTCATATGAAGTAGATGATAAAAGAGCAGAAGAAAAGCAATTCTATTTCACAAGTTATTCACTAGAAGCAGATAGAACTGACAGTGTCAATCTAGGAGCACCTTATATATTCAAGCATTTTGATATACAAGCAAATGAAGACAGTGCCCAATCCGATTTAAACTGGTGTATTTATAGATATTCTGATGTATTATTAATGTATGCAGAAGCAGCAAATGAAGCAGAAGGTGCACCCTCTGCAGATGCATACAGTGCGGTTAATGAAATAAGACAACGTGCTGAAGTTCCAGATTTAGCCGGTTTATCCCAAGATAATTTTAGAGATGCGGTACGTATAGAAAGAATTCATGAGTTAAGTTTTGAAAATAAGACCTGGTATGATATGGCTAGATGGAGAAAAGCTTATAACCCTGAGACAAACCAACTTGAAGACTTCGTAGGTCATAACTTCTCATATTTACCCAATAAGGCCTTAACAGAAAGAGAACTTTTGTTCCCGATTCCTACGTCAGAGATGCAAAACAATCCTAATCTAACACAAAATGCGGGTTACTAG
- a CDS encoding SusC/RagA family TonB-linked outer membrane protein: MISLSSSFKIKHVCFLLGFQIVCLQTAFGASISVNSIDGYANKNNAVRYTLPKTQNNVITGTINDQDNQPLPGASIIEKGTTNGVTTDFDGNFSIEVSSQDAVLLVSYIGYSPKEISVNGQDNITVSLEENASALDEVVLIGYGSQKKSDLTGAVGSVKAEELAERPAASMNQAIAGKVSGVNITSGSGRPGGRTVVRIRGNTSVSIANTPLYVIDGVILSAASLPNGSTPIDYMNPNDIESIEVLKDASATAIYGARGANGVILVSTKRGTTNGGGRLNYDVDFSIGTLPKKLNLLNSEEFLQVEETAYANAEKFDPEGWAGGRYTDPTLKRTDPRLFDSEGNPLYDTDWQDEAIRTSYTQNHQLSFTGGTQKGNYGLFMGFRDEQGLIVESWLKRYSARFTMDSDITDWLRVGGSLGYNDQNEKQVDQLGGGGITTMRQVYEALPIIPVTYEDGSWGSNLDYPGMEGGGSPVAVANDRRYFLKTQSLIGNFYSNISLHKNLQLRTTLGANVINQRNDYYGGKDLRYIAQPDGNAYVENGRYNSWQFENYLTYSKDFENENSLTAMVGLSWQHIDEFKSKAETRGFADDFYSFNNLAAGSSPQTPTSSSIAYGLNSYFGRVNYNHQNKYLLTITGRADGSSKFGPENQFAFFPSAALAWRVSNEDFLSQSETISNLKVRASYGATGNSEIPAYRYLAGLESGTVIFAGDRASYSIPQRMANPDLRWEKTEQVDAGLELGLFNNRISLEIDAYRKLTTDMLLDAPVPSTSGFTNVYQNVGSMENKGIEITLNTTNIDNEVFGWDSNFNISINKNKVVALSGGSDIFLGSTLIREGEPVGTFFGYIDEGTWNTDEAAEAAIYDRLPGDIKYRDLNDDGAINSDDRAILGKGIPDGFGTFSNTFRYGNLELLVDLQFQYGNSIMYRDEHSAEDRQTIANSFSTVLNAWTPDNQDTDIAQIRPIAAGYDTNNDSGKLKDASFIRGRNLMLSYVFEPELTERLHLKRLRLYTSVQNFFVSTKYPGYDPESSNGSQAFDQGYSLYDYPRPRTFMIGLNVGL; the protein is encoded by the coding sequence ATGATTTCACTCTCATCATCTTTTAAGATCAAACACGTTTGCTTCTTATTAGGTTTTCAAATTGTATGTCTCCAAACCGCTTTTGGAGCAAGCATCTCTGTCAATAGTATCGATGGTTATGCTAACAAAAACAACGCAGTTCGGTATACGCTTCCGAAGACACAAAACAATGTGATTACAGGTACTATAAATGACCAAGACAATCAACCGCTACCTGGTGCCAGTATTATTGAAAAAGGTACAACAAATGGCGTGACAACAGATTTTGACGGTAATTTTTCTATTGAAGTAAGTAGCCAAGATGCGGTGCTGCTTGTCTCCTATATCGGCTATTCACCAAAAGAAATTTCCGTTAATGGTCAGGACAATATTACCGTTAGCCTTGAGGAAAATGCTTCAGCTTTAGACGAAGTAGTTCTTATTGGTTACGGTTCTCAAAAGAAAAGCGATTTAACCGGCGCAGTAGGTTCGGTAAAAGCGGAAGAACTGGCAGAAAGGCCAGCAGCTTCAATGAATCAAGCCATTGCAGGTAAGGTTTCCGGTGTCAACATAACTTCTGGATCAGGAAGACCCGGAGGTAGAACTGTGGTAAGAATTCGTGGTAATACTTCGGTAAGTATTGCTAACACACCGCTATACGTAATTGATGGTGTTATTCTTAGTGCTGCTAGCTTACCAAACGGTAGTACACCAATTGACTACATGAACCCTAATGACATTGAATCTATAGAAGTTTTAAAAGATGCTTCGGCAACAGCAATTTATGGAGCAAGAGGCGCAAATGGGGTTATTTTAGTAAGTACAAAAAGGGGTACAACAAATGGCGGAGGCCGTCTTAATTACGATGTAGATTTTAGTATAGGAACGCTACCAAAAAAACTTAATTTACTAAACTCAGAAGAATTTCTTCAAGTTGAGGAGACAGCATATGCAAATGCAGAGAAATTTGACCCTGAAGGATGGGCTGGTGGAAGATATACAGACCCTACACTAAAGAGAACAGACCCTAGACTTTTTGACTCAGAAGGTAATCCACTATATGATACGGATTGGCAAGATGAAGCCATAAGAACCTCCTACACACAGAATCATCAACTATCTTTTACAGGAGGCACTCAGAAAGGCAATTATGGTCTTTTTATGGGTTTCCGTGATGAGCAAGGACTAATTGTAGAATCATGGCTAAAGCGATATTCGGCTAGGTTTACTATGGATTCCGATATTACGGATTGGCTAAGAGTTGGTGGTAGTTTAGGATATAACGACCAAAATGAAAAGCAAGTAGACCAACTTGGAGGTGGTGGTATCACAACAATGAGACAGGTGTATGAAGCACTTCCTATAATTCCGGTTACATATGAAGATGGCAGTTGGGGCTCCAATTTAGACTATCCTGGCATGGAAGGTGGCGGAAGCCCTGTTGCGGTTGCTAATGACAGAAGATATTTTCTTAAAACACAATCGCTTATAGGTAATTTTTATAGTAATATTTCTTTACATAAAAACTTACAGCTGCGTACAACACTTGGAGCTAATGTAATAAATCAAAGAAACGATTACTATGGGGGTAAAGATTTACGATATATTGCCCAACCAGACGGTAATGCCTATGTGGAAAACGGCCGTTACAATTCGTGGCAATTTGAAAACTATCTGACGTATAGTAAAGATTTTGAAAATGAAAATTCATTGACCGCCATGGTGGGGTTGTCCTGGCAACATATAGATGAATTCAAGTCAAAGGCAGAAACTAGAGGATTTGCAGATGATTTTTATAGTTTTAACAATCTTGCCGCCGGTTCTAGTCCCCAAACACCTACCTCTAGTAGTATTGCCTACGGATTAAATTCTTATTTTGGACGTGTAAATTACAACCATCAGAACAAATATTTATTAACCATAACAGGTAGAGCTGATGGTTCTTCAAAATTTGGTCCTGAAAATCAATTTGCCTTTTTCCCATCCGCAGCATTGGCATGGAGAGTTTCTAATGAAGATTTTTTATCTCAAAGTGAAACTATCTCTAACCTAAAAGTAAGAGCAAGTTACGGTGCTACGGGTAACTCTGAAATTCCTGCATATAGATACTTAGCGGGACTCGAAAGTGGTACCGTTATATTTGCTGGTGATCGTGCTTCTTATAGTATTCCACAGCGTATGGCCAACCCTGATTTGAGATGGGAAAAAACAGAGCAAGTAGATGCCGGGCTTGAATTAGGCCTTTTTAATAATCGTATTTCTCTAGAAATTGATGCCTATCGTAAATTAACTACGGATATGCTCCTTGACGCCCCTGTTCCTTCAACTAGTGGATTTACAAATGTATACCAAAATGTGGGGAGCATGGAAAATAAAGGAATTGAAATCACCTTGAACACTACCAACATAGATAACGAAGTTTTTGGATGGGATTCAAATTTTAATATTTCCATCAATAAAAATAAAGTAGTTGCACTATCAGGAGGTTCTGATATTTTCTTGGGATCCACACTCATTCGTGAAGGTGAACCAGTAGGGACCTTTTTCGGCTATATTGATGAGGGTACTTGGAATACAGACGAAGCTGCTGAAGCAGCCATCTACGATAGACTTCCTGGTGATATAAAATATAGAGACCTAAATGATGATGGGGCTATTAATAGTGATGACAGAGCTATTCTAGGAAAAGGTATACCTGATGGGTTTGGAACTTTTTCCAACACATTTAGATATGGTAACCTAGAACTTTTGGTAGACCTACAATTTCAATATGGCAATAGTATTATGTACCGTGATGAACATTCCGCAGAAGATCGGCAAACTATAGCTAACAGCTTCTCAACAGTTTTAAACGCTTGGACACCGGACAATCAAGATACGGATATTGCTCAAATAAGGCCTATTGCTGCGGGTTATGACACGAACAATGATTCTGGAAAGTTAAAAGATGCTTCTTTTATTAGAGGCAGAAACTTAATGCTTTCTTATGTTTTTGAACCTGAACTTACAGAACGTTTGCACTTAAAGCGCTTAAGATTATACACCTCGGTACAGAACTTTTTTGTATCAACAAAGTATCCCGGATATGACCCTGAAAGTTCTAATGGATCACAGGCATTCGACCAAGGATATTCACTATACGATTATCCAAGACCACGTACATTCATGATAGGGCTTAATGTTGGATTGTAA